CGTTGTGGTCGGAATGCTGGTGCGTGATGAAGACGTGGCGGATCGCCTTGAGCTTGAGGCCCGCGCTCACGTACTGGCGCGCGACGCCGTTGCCGCAGTCCACCACGTACGACACACCGTTGATGACGATCACCTGCGCCGGCGCCGAGCGGTTCTTCTTGGGCGTCGGCCCGCCGCCGGTGCCGAGCAGGATCAGGCGCGTACCCCGGGGCGCGTCCGCTGCCCGCGAGACCGCGGGCCACACCCCGGCCGACGCGGCGACGGAGCCGGCGGCCAGCGCCCCGGCCTGCCGCATCCAGCGGCGACGCTGATTGTCGAAAGCGTGCATGCGGCGGTCTCCTCGTCAGTTTGGTTTGTGTCGCCGTATCAGTGGGGCAGCGAGCCGACCTTGGTGCCGACCTTGATCCCCTTGCGGGTGAACCAGCCCTTGTTCATCTCCAGCGCGTAGAGCCCGGGCCGGGTGGGGCAGTGGTTGTCTTCGGTCTGCGGCTTCATCTCCGCGATATCCGTGATGACGCCGTTGTCGTCGATGAAGGCGATCGACAGCGGCAGGTCGGTGTTCTTCATCCAGAAGCAGTGGCGCGCCGACTCGTCGAACACGAACAGCATGCCGGCGGTGTCGGGCATCGACGGGCGGAACATCAGGCCGGTCTCGCGCGCCTGCTGCGTGGCGGCCACTTCGGTATGGACCTTGTACATGCCGATGGTCAGGTCGACGATGGGCAGGCCGGTGTTCGGCCCGCTCGGGGTTTGCGCGAGCGCGCCGGTGGCGGCCACGGCCAGGAACAGGCCGGCGAGAAGACGGGACAGGGTGGTCATGGGGCAGACGGGGTAGCCAACGAAACGCTCCATGATCGGCACTCGGCTTGCCGCCGTCAATGCGGCGGTGCGGTGCCCGGCCCCCTAAGTTGTTACGGCGTGTTGGCGGCGCGGCGTTCCGGGGCGACGGTCGGCCCGGCGGGCCCCGGGGTGTGCGCCGAGCGGACCTTGTCCGCGGCCGGGTCCGGCATCAGCGCCATGTAGCGCGCATCGGTCAGCGTGCGCAGGAAGGCAACGATGTCGTCGATTTCGTCGTCGGTCAGGGCCGGCGCCGTGCCGGGGCGGCGGTTCATCGGTACGGCGTTCACGTTGACGTTGCCCTGGTAGCGGGCCGGCACGTCGTCGAAGCGCCGGCCGCCCGGATACCACTGCGCCGGATCGGTCGAGCGCGTGGCATAGAAGGCCACCGCGTCGCGCAGCGTGTGGAACGCGCCGTTGTGCATGAAGGTCTGGCGCACGGCCACGTTGCGCAGCCCGGCGGTGCGGAAATAGCCGCACCACTGGTCGGGCTCGGGCCATGCGAGCGTGCGCGCGGTGCGGCACAGGCCGAGATCGAAGCGGCGCGGATCCCGGTTGGCCGGCAGCCGCGGATTGCGCGGCACGGCAAGCGCGTCGTAGCCGAAATCGGTGAACAGCGAGCGCTCCGGCCGCGATGACGACTCCACCATGGTGTGGCACGCCGCGCAGTTGCCTTTGTCCGGGTTGCGGAACAGCGCCAGTCCGCGCATCTCGGCCGGCGACAGCGGTGCGCGGTGGCGCAGAAAATCGTCGAAGCGCGAACTGAACGGCGCCATCTCGTCGCTGCGGAAATAGGCTTCCAGCGCCCGGCCGAGCGCGCCGATCATCCGCTCGGGATCGCGCACCGCCTCGGCGCCGAACCGCCGGGCAAGCGCCTTGCCCAGATCGGTCCCGGCCACCTTGCGCTGCAGTGCGCGCGGCGAGCGGTTGCCCATTTCATCCGGACTGAACAGCGGCCCGCGGATCTGTTCGGCGATGGAGTCGGCGCGCCCATCGGCGAAGAAGCCGCCGAACGGCGACGGGAAGCTGGCGTCGTCGTCCTGGAAGAAATAGCGGCGCGGCAGGTATCGGATGTACAGCAGCGACGGTGCGTTGCGCGGCGCCACATGCCCAGGGCGGCTGCCGGCCGGCACGCCGATGCGCAGCGCCTCGCCGGTCAACGTCGGGGCAAAGGCGCGCGCCGGATCGTGGCACGCCGCGCACGCGGTGCCCCGCGGCTCCGACAGGCGCGGCTCGAAGAACACCCGCTTGCCCAGCGCGACCAGGTCCGGGTCGGGCCGGAACGACGCAGCTTCGGCGGGCGGTGGCACCGCGTCCAGCCTGGGCGTGGCGCCGATCGATCCGGCCCTCGCCGCCCCCGGGATGAGCGCGGCGGTCAAGACGGCGGCGCCGGCGAGGCGGCGCCAAGTCGTCGATCGGCTCAAGGCGCGACGAATCCCGTCTTGTCGCAGGTCAGGCTGGTGCCGTTCTGCGTGCAGGTGGTCAACAGCTTGCCGGCGACGGTGTAGGCCTTGAACAGCCAGCCGGTGGCGGGCGCCGGCTGGCGCTCCATCACCATGAAGCCGAACGCGTTGTTGTGCGAGATGCTGCCGACCGTCACGCCCGAGGCCGGACCGATCGATGGGAACGGATCGGGCAGGGCCACGTCCAGCGTGTCGCCGGCATTGCCTGCGACGATGGTCGCCGGGTGGTTGCTGCTGAAGTTGATGGCCTGGAAGTCGTGCACGTGACCGTGCAGGGCGACTTGCACGCCCGGTGGGTAATAGGCGGTGGCGTTCAGGCTGTTCATCACCGACAGCAGCGCCGCGTTGCCGCCCAGCGGCGTGCCGCCCGCGACCGGCACGAAGGCCAGGATCGGGTGGTGGTTGGTGAAGATCGACATCACGCCCGGCCTGGCGGCCAGCGTGCCGACCGTGCCGAACTGCTTCTGGTAGGTCTGGAACCACGGATCGGTGGTCGCCAGCGCCGTCGTGCCGGCTTTCGCGGAGTCGAACACGATCACCTGCGTGTCGGCGCCGATGGCCACGGCGTACGGGTCCGAGGCGTTGGCCGCGGTGTCGTTGGCGGGATCGTCGCAGGAGCGCGCGGCCGAGTAGGCGCGCGGATCCAGGAAGCGGAACCAGCCCTGCCCGGCGCGCGCGCATTCCTCATGGTTGCCGCGCACCATCACCCAGGGGGCGGCGGCCAGCAGCGGGGCGGCCGGCTCGAACAGGTCGGCCTGCCACGTATCCCAGCCGTAGCCCCAGGGGCTGGCCCGGCAGCCGGCGATGTCCGACGGGCAGGCGTTTTCACGGTAGTGGTAGTCGCCCACGTGCAGCACCAGGTCGGGGTTCATCGCGGCGGCCGTGGCGGCGGCCGCGGCGAACGGCCACTGCGTGGCATCCGAGCACGCCTGGAAGGTATTGCTGGATTTCTTCAGGCGGCAGCCGGTATCGGCCAGGATCACCACGCGTTGCGGATCGGCCTTGGGCAGCGGCAGCACGCGCGATCCGATCGACGCCGCCTGGGCACCGGCCGGCACCGTCGCCTCGCAGGTGCTGACGGGGAAGGCGGACGCCTTCGAGTCGCTGGCCGCGCTCGCGGTGGTCCGTTGCGGTACGGTGCCGGCGGCCACGCGCAGGCTCATGCGGGTGGCGGAGCCGTCCACGGTCAGCAGCGGGCAGACGGCGCTGTCGGCCGGCGCCGCGCTGCCGGCATAGCGGGCGACGGCGCGCACCACGGTCTGGTTGCCGTCGCCGATCTCGACCCAGGCGGCCTGGATGTTGGCGTCGGCGGTGGCGGCATCGGCCGGCATTGCCGTCCCCAGGGCGGCATCGGACGAGGCGCCCCCGCAGCCGGCGATGACGGCAGCGGCGGTCAGTGCGGCGAATGTGGCCATCGTGCAGACGGTGCGCACGCGTCGCACCGGCGAGAACATCGATCCAATAATCTCCATGCGCCTTCCCGCTCCGGTCTGCTATGGGAAGCGGCACGGTACCCAAACAAGATGGCGCTATTTTGACAGCACCGCAGAGCCCTCCCGATGGACGAGGGCGTGATCCGCAGGCAAAAAGAAAGGTCATTCCTACCCAAACCGGACCAGAGTCACCCTGGTCCGGTTTGGGTAGGAGTTACAAAAAAAAAGCAGATGCATATGCATCTGCTTTTCCTGCGCTAGCCGAACCGCGAGCGGTCCGGCCGGATCGCGACTTACTGCTTGGCAGCCGGAGCCGAAGCTGCGTCAGCGGCAGCAGCCTTTTCCTTCTTGTGGTGGTGCTTCTTGGCCTTCTTGGCCTTCTTCGGAGCAGCCTTTTCAGCAGCCGGAGCGGCGGCTTCAGCGGCAGCCGGAGCGGAGGCTTGAGCGAACACACCGGTGGCGAACAGGCCGGCGATCAGGGCAGCGATCAGCTTCTTCATGGTAAATCCTTTTATAGATCAGTGAGTTAACCAACGACCCGCTAAATGAGTCATCTGCAATAACGCGGGGGGGAAGGCCGCGTTGACACATCGCTGCGAAATTTTTTGAGGGGGCGATGGGTTGGCGCGCAAGCGCACGA
The sequence above is drawn from the Ralstonia solanacearum K60 genome and encodes:
- a CDS encoding DUF192 domain-containing protein: MTTLSRLLAGLFLAVAATGALAQTPSGPNTGLPIVDLTIGMYKVHTEVAATQQARETGLMFRPSMPDTAGMLFVFDESARHCFWMKNTDLPLSIAFIDDNGVITDIAEMKPQTEDNHCPTRPGLYALEMNKGWFTRKGIKVGTKVGSLPH
- a CDS encoding cytochrome-c peroxidase, with the translated sequence MSRSTTWRRLAGAAVLTAALIPGAARAGSIGATPRLDAVPPPAEAASFRPDPDLVALGKRVFFEPRLSEPRGTACAACHDPARAFAPTLTGEALRIGVPAGSRPGHVAPRNAPSLLYIRYLPRRYFFQDDDASFPSPFGGFFADGRADSIAEQIRGPLFSPDEMGNRSPRALQRKVAGTDLGKALARRFGAEAVRDPERMIGALGRALEAYFRSDEMAPFSSRFDDFLRHRAPLSPAEMRGLALFRNPDKGNCAACHTMVESSSRPERSLFTDFGYDALAVPRNPRLPANRDPRRFDLGLCRTARTLAWPEPDQWCGYFRTAGLRNVAVRQTFMHNGAFHTLRDAVAFYATRSTDPAQWYPGGRRFDDVPARYQGNVNVNAVPMNRRPGTAPALTDDEIDDIVAFLRTLTDARYMALMPDPAADKVRSAHTPGPAGPTVAPERRAANTP
- a CDS encoding metallophosphoesterase, with the translated sequence MFSPVRRVRTVCTMATFAALTAAAVIAGCGGASSDAALGTAMPADAATADANIQAAWVEIGDGNQTVVRAVARYAGSAAPADSAVCPLLTVDGSATRMSLRVAAGTVPQRTTASAASDSKASAFPVSTCEATVPAGAQAASIGSRVLPLPKADPQRVVILADTGCRLKKSSNTFQACSDATQWPFAAAAATAAAMNPDLVLHVGDYHYRENACPSDIAGCRASPWGYGWDTWQADLFEPAAPLLAAAPWVMVRGNHEECARAGQGWFRFLDPRAYSAARSCDDPANDTAANASDPYAVAIGADTQVIVFDSAKAGTTALATTDPWFQTYQKQFGTVGTLAARPGVMSIFTNHHPILAFVPVAGGTPLGGNAALLSVMNSLNATAYYPPGVQVALHGHVHDFQAINFSSNHPATIVAGNAGDTLDVALPDPFPSIGPASGVTVGSISHNNAFGFMVMERQPAPATGWLFKAYTVAGKLLTTCTQNGTSLTCDKTGFVAP